In the Topomyia yanbarensis strain Yona2022 chromosome 3, ASM3024719v1, whole genome shotgun sequence genome, one interval contains:
- the LOC131691986 gene encoding dynein light chain Tctex-type 5-B isoform X1: protein MEPHEQFGTEKRKEGKKYRKSIFPGLRESIMMDRRRSTVGVGEHHRQSSAQLFSRMMDNAFPPMESRVWTSRRSTMYHTPRFQNNYRMESRHPFNRDSVDTLISRFLTIFLNEQAYNPRRAKRLAEHLSVELKDLIKYCKYDRYRIIALVTVGDKSSQDFKSVMRFLWDSEKDSYTNFAFETSTYFVTATIFAVYYE from the exons ATGGAACCCCATGAACAGTTCGGTACTGAAAAGCgcaaagaagggaaaaaatat CGCAAATCAATTTTTCCTGGCTTACGCGAAAGTATAATGATGGACAGACGTAGATCGACGGTTGGCGTCGGTGAA CATCACCGGCAATCGTCAGCTCAACTGTTCAGCCGAATGATGGACAATGCCTTCCCACCAATGGAATCCCGTGTGTGGACCAGCCGAAGAAGTACCATG TACCATACACCTCGCTTCCAAAACAACTATCGGATGGAATCTCGGCACCCGTTCAATCGTGACAGTGTTGATACCCTCATCAGTCGATTCTTGACGATATTTTTGAACGAACAGGCATATAATCCTAGGCGAGCCAAACGACTGGCAGAACATCTGAGCGTAGAGCTGAAGGACCTCATCAAATACTGCAAGTACGATAGGTATCGCATCATCGCGCTCGTAACAGTGGGAGACAAATCTTCGCAGGATTTCAAGTCCGTTATGCGATTTTTGTGGGACTCCGAAAAGGACAGCTATACTAATTTTGCTTTTGAGACATCCACATACTTTGTGACAGCTACGATCTTTGCAGTGTACTACGAATAA
- the LOC131691986 gene encoding dynein light chain Tctex-type 5-B isoform X2: MNSSRKSIFPGLRESIMMDRRRSTVGVGEHHRQSSAQLFSRMMDNAFPPMESRVWTSRRSTMYHTPRFQNNYRMESRHPFNRDSVDTLISRFLTIFLNEQAYNPRRAKRLAEHLSVELKDLIKYCKYDRYRIIALVTVGDKSSQDFKSVMRFLWDSEKDSYTNFAFETSTYFVTATIFAVYYE; this comes from the exons ATGAACAGTTCG CGCAAATCAATTTTTCCTGGCTTACGCGAAAGTATAATGATGGACAGACGTAGATCGACGGTTGGCGTCGGTGAA CATCACCGGCAATCGTCAGCTCAACTGTTCAGCCGAATGATGGACAATGCCTTCCCACCAATGGAATCCCGTGTGTGGACCAGCCGAAGAAGTACCATG TACCATACACCTCGCTTCCAAAACAACTATCGGATGGAATCTCGGCACCCGTTCAATCGTGACAGTGTTGATACCCTCATCAGTCGATTCTTGACGATATTTTTGAACGAACAGGCATATAATCCTAGGCGAGCCAAACGACTGGCAGAACATCTGAGCGTAGAGCTGAAGGACCTCATCAAATACTGCAAGTACGATAGGTATCGCATCATCGCGCTCGTAACAGTGGGAGACAAATCTTCGCAGGATTTCAAGTCCGTTATGCGATTTTTGTGGGACTCCGAAAAGGACAGCTATACTAATTTTGCTTTTGAGACATCCACATACTTTGTGACAGCTACGATCTTTGCAGTGTACTACGAATAA
- the LOC131691977 gene encoding cell division control protein 6 homolog: MSRSTRRSIRGRSSEVLQELELEETKENSTPRRRGRQKKNDFIPEEDAEVSPKKRTKVSPAKQENISVSAVGSLPERERETEELAKYIEDVLAENGSGSLYISGPPGTGKTATLTRIISDRKLASKIKMVYVNCTSMSSAGSIYKKICEELQLSSAGTTEKFYLSAIEEYLKKKHKTIMMVLDEIDQLASSKQTILYNIFEWPAKRDSKLILVGVANALDLTDRLLSRLQARCELRPHLIQFLPYTKPQLVNILKNSLRQNNTCELFNDAALHLLAAKVASTSGDARRALLLTKSLVESADKDQRQERKSAAKAVGQSKVETKPTSPPKVVQIKQVVSTLNQVYGSTQNMDEDAAFPLQQKLLICSLLLVLKAGKSKDVTVGKLHQVYKAVCAKQNLQSVDQTEFTNLCSLVETRGVLRMVGKKEARMNRVLLQWDEDEVHNVLNDKQLIASILSDMSCVGK, encoded by the exons ATGTCGAGAAGCACCCGTCGTAGCATCAGAGGTCGATCAAGTGAGGTTCTGCAAGAGTTAGAGCTAGAAGAAACCAAGGAAAATTCAACACCTCGACGTAGAGGTCGACAAAAAAAGAACGACTTCATACCAGAGGAAGATGCTGAAGTATCCCCCAAAAAACGTACCAAAGTAAGCCCTGCTAAGCAGGAGAATATTAGCGTCAGTGCTGTGGGTAGTTTACCGGAACGGGAACGCGAAACTGAAGAATTGGCGAAGTACATTGAAGACGTTTTAGCGGAGAATGGATCCGGGAGTTTGTACATAAg tgGCCCACCAGGAACGGGTAAAACAGCCACGCTCACGAGAATAATAAGCGATCGTAAGTTAGCCAGCAAGATTAAAATGGTATACGTAAATTGTACCTCTATGAGTAGTGCAGGAAGCATCTATAAGAAAATATGCGAAGAACTGCAACTTTCATCGGCAGGCACAACGGAGAAATTTTACCTTAGTGCTATCGAAGAGTATCTAAAGAAAAAACACAAGACTATTATGATGGTACTGGATGAAATTGATCAACTTGCCAGTAGTAAGCAGACTATTCTCTACAATATTTTCGAGTGGCCAGCCAAGCGGGATTCTAAGCTCATTCTCGTAGGAGTTGCCAACGCACTCGATTTGACGGATCGTCTTTTGTCCAGACTTCAAGCCAGATGCGAACTACGACCTCATTTAATACAATTCTTGCCGTACACAAAACCCCAATTGGTTAACATCCTGAAGAATAGTCTACGACAGAACAATACTTGCGAACTGTTCAATGACGCGGCGCTGCATTTATTGGCAGCTAAGGTTGCATCCACATCTGGTGATGCCAGACGTGCTCTATTGCTTACCAAGAGTTTGGTGGAATCAGCCGACAAAGATCAACGTCAAGAGCGAAAATCTGCTGCAAAGGCTGTGGGACAATCAAAAGTTGAAACAAAACCAACATCTCCCCCGAAAGTTGTTCAAATTAAACAGGTTGTGAGTACACTAAATCAAGTTTACGGGTCGACGCAAAACATGGATGAAGACGCAGCTTTTCCATTGCAACAAAAACTTCTAATTTGTTCGCTATTGCTTGTACTGAAAGCGGGCAAAAGTAAGGACGTGACCGTAGGAAAACTGCATCAAGTGTACAAGGCTGTGTGCGCGAAGCAAAATCTACAGTCGGTTGATCAGACGGAATTTACAAACCTCTGCTCGCTTGTTGAGACACGTGGAGTTTTGCGCATGGTTGGCAAGAAGGAAGCACGCATGAATCGGGTCCTGCTACAATGGGATGAAGATGAGGTGCACAATGTTCTTAACGATAAGCAACTCATAGCCAGCATTCTCAGCGATATGTCATGTGTCGGGAAATAA